Proteins from one Listeria innocua genomic window:
- a CDS encoding FliC/FljB family flagellin — MKVNTNIISLKTQEYLRKNNEGMTQAQERLASGKRINSSLDDAAGLAVVTRMNVKSTGLDAASKNSSMGIDLLQTADSALSSMSSILQRMRQLAVQSSNGSFSDEDRKQYTAEFGSLIKELDHVADTTNYNNIKLLDQTATNAATQVSIQASDKANDLINIDLFNAKGLSAGTITLGSGSTVAGYSALSVADADSSQEATEAIDELINNISNGRALLGAGMSRLSYNVSNVNNQSIATKASASSIEDADMAAEMSEMTKYKILTQTSISMLSQANQTPQMLTQLINS; from the coding sequence ATGAAAGTAAATACTAATATCATTAGCTTGAAAACACAAGAATATCTTCGTAAAAACAACGAAGGCATGACTCAAGCGCAAGAACGTTTAGCATCTGGTAAACGTATTAACAGTTCTCTTGATGACGCTGCTGGTCTTGCAGTTGTTACTCGTATGAACGTTAAATCTACAGGCTTAGATGCAGCAAGCAAAAACTCATCCATGGGTATTGACTTGTTACAAACAGCGGATTCAGCTCTTAGCTCCATGAGTTCAATCTTGCAACGTATGCGTCAATTAGCAGTACAATCTTCTAACGGTTCATTCAGTGACGAAGATCGTAAACAATATACTGCTGAATTCGGTAGCTTGATCAAAGAACTTGATCACGTTGCAGACACTACTAACTACAACAACATCAAATTACTAGATCAAACTGCTACAAATGCTGCTACTCAAGTAAGCATCCAAGCGTCTGATAAAGCTAATGACTTAATCAATATCGATCTTTTCAATGCGAAAGGTCTTTCTGCTGGAACAATCACTTTAGGTAGTGGTTCTACAGTTGCTGGTTATAGTGCATTATCTGTTGCTGATGCTGATTCTTCTCAAGAAGCAACTGAAGCTATTGATGAATTAATCAATAACATCTCTAACGGTCGTGCGCTTCTAGGTGCTGGTATGAGTCGCCTTAGCTACAATGTATCTAACGTGAACAACCAATCCATCGCAACTAAAGCATCTGCTTCCTCTATTGAAGATGCAGATATGGCTGCTGAAATGTCCGAAATGACTAAATACAAAATTCTTACACAAACATCTATCAGCATGCTTTCTCAAGCAAATCAAACACCGCAAATGTTAACTCAATTAATTAACAGCTAA
- the flgE gene encoding flagellar hook protein FlgE — MNQTMYTAISGMNAFQQALSVTSNNIANANTTGYKKQSVVFNDLLYQNTMGSVAGGLYAGTNPMSFGSGSKIGAILTDYTAGSPTSTGRNKDAALQGRGFFIAGDNAGGNIVYTRDGSFAVSDNNYLTTQQGKYVMGYATDKNGNVLNGNLQPIQIPLNSAIPGEATKNGSLSGNIPLDWGEKDTISSELSVYDNAGGKHKLQVNMKAATPDASGNVSYEYEIQMDGKALTPPVTGTLNYNAQGELTNPDALKNIQINSTVNGKQVNMGLNLSGLTNYGTNQVFSPTSDGKGAATVKDYAVTDSGYIAVSYSDGTVIPVAQLAVATFSNEDGLVKMGNGEYVPGLSSGDAVYGVAGQNGAGGISGSSLEGSNVDLSREFVNLMTYQSGFQGNTKVIRVADDVMKQIVNLIQ; from the coding sequence ATGAATCAAACTATGTATACAGCTATTTCTGGGATGAATGCGTTCCAACAAGCATTATCAGTGACATCAAATAATATTGCCAATGCGAACACGACAGGGTATAAAAAACAAAGCGTCGTTTTCAATGATTTACTTTACCAAAACACAATGGGATCTGTTGCAGGCGGACTTTATGCTGGAACAAACCCAATGAGCTTCGGTTCCGGTTCGAAAATTGGGGCAATTTTAACCGATTATACAGCAGGTTCTCCGACATCAACTGGCAGAAACAAAGATGCAGCACTGCAAGGCCGCGGCTTTTTCATTGCTGGCGATAACGCTGGTGGGAATATCGTTTACACACGAGACGGTAGCTTTGCAGTATCTGACAATAACTATTTAACAACGCAACAAGGAAAATACGTTATGGGATATGCAACAGATAAAAATGGCAACGTTTTAAACGGAAACTTGCAACCAATTCAAATCCCATTAAATAGCGCAATTCCAGGCGAAGCAACAAAAAATGGTAGCTTAAGCGGTAACATTCCACTTGATTGGGGCGAAAAAGATACGATTTCTTCCGAGCTTTCTGTATACGATAATGCTGGTGGAAAACATAAACTTCAAGTCAATATGAAAGCTGCGACACCAGATGCGAGTGGCAATGTTTCCTATGAATATGAAATTCAAATGGACGGAAAAGCCTTAACTCCTCCAGTAACAGGAACACTTAATTACAACGCGCAAGGCGAACTTACAAACCCTGATGCACTTAAAAACATTCAAATCAATTCCACTGTTAACGGCAAACAAGTCAATATGGGCTTAAACCTAAGTGGCTTAACAAACTACGGTACCAACCAAGTATTCTCACCAACTTCTGACGGAAAAGGCGCTGCAACTGTAAAAGACTACGCAGTTACCGATTCTGGTTATATTGCAGTGAGTTACTCAGACGGTACAGTTATCCCAGTTGCCCAACTTGCGGTTGCTACTTTCTCCAATGAAGACGGCTTAGTCAAAATGGGGAATGGCGAATATGTTCCAGGATTATCTTCTGGAGATGCAGTTTACGGCGTTGCTGGCCAAAACGGAGCTGGCGGAATTAGCGGCTCTTCATTAGAAGGCTCAAACGTAGACTTATCCCGCGAATTCGTTAACTTAATGACATACCAAAGTGGTTTCCAAGGCAATACAAAAGTTATCCGTGTTGCAGATGACGTGATGAAACAAATTGTGAACTTGATTCAGTAG
- a CDS encoding flagellar hook capping FlgD N-terminal domain-containing protein yields the protein MDGISSLSGASQDTNNAVTSSVSKTLGKDDFMKLFLTSLQYQDPSSPLDTNEMMSQMAQLSLMEQVANMTTAVDKLSEQAQNSALQSAVNFIGKDIKGVSLNGEVISGQVESVQQTTNGVMLKIKDQDSLVPMTYVTEIN from the coding sequence TTGGACGGAATTAGTAGTTTATCAGGGGCGAGTCAGGATACAAACAATGCAGTAACATCTAGCGTATCAAAAACCCTTGGCAAAGATGACTTCATGAAACTATTTTTAACAAGTTTACAATACCAAGACCCATCGAGCCCGCTTGATACGAATGAAATGATGTCACAAATGGCGCAACTTTCCTTAATGGAACAAGTTGCCAATATGACCACTGCCGTAGATAAGCTATCTGAACAAGCACAAAACTCCGCCTTACAATCCGCGGTTAATTTCATCGGTAAAGATATAAAAGGAGTTTCACTAAACGGCGAAGTAATTAGCGGCCAAGTCGAAAGCGTTCAACAAACGACAAACGGCGTCATGCTGAAAATAAAAGACCAAGATAGCCTCGTGCCAATGACTTATGTAACAGAAATTAATTAA
- a CDS encoding chemotaxis protein, with the protein MTEEKGILLQSGTNELEIVTFTVGENLFCINVLKVKEIIHPLEVTPVPDSNPAIEGVSQVRGEIMPVVNLARVMKLPEIEPENTKFIITELNQMKIVFRVDEVHRIQRISWEQIEEPEKLSIGLEELAVGIVKLDGNLVLLLDYEKIIYEISGNADFAVTGEDRITRKVNREEKTIFIAEDSQMLRQLLEDTLHEAGYTNLQFFANGREAQEHIFKLLKEQKEQTFENVNLLITDIEMPQMDGHHLTKVIKEDEIGRELPVVIFSSLITEDLEHKGAGVGADAQVSKPNIHQLINILDELVL; encoded by the coding sequence ATGACAGAAGAAAAAGGAATTTTACTACAAAGTGGAACAAATGAATTAGAAATTGTTACTTTTACAGTTGGCGAAAATTTATTTTGTATTAACGTTTTAAAAGTGAAAGAGATTATTCATCCGCTAGAAGTGACGCCCGTACCAGATTCGAATCCGGCAATTGAAGGCGTTTCCCAAGTTCGCGGCGAAATCATGCCAGTTGTCAATCTTGCGCGTGTGATGAAATTACCAGAAATCGAACCAGAAAATACGAAATTCATTATCACAGAACTAAACCAAATGAAAATCGTTTTCCGTGTCGACGAGGTGCACCGTATTCAGCGCATTTCTTGGGAACAAATTGAAGAACCAGAGAAACTATCGATTGGCTTAGAAGAATTAGCTGTTGGAATCGTGAAGCTAGATGGTAATTTAGTACTCTTACTTGATTATGAAAAAATCATTTATGAAATTAGCGGAAATGCTGATTTTGCCGTTACTGGTGAAGATCGTATTACTCGAAAAGTAAACCGCGAAGAGAAGACTATTTTCATTGCCGAGGATTCGCAAATGCTACGTCAATTACTGGAAGATACACTTCATGAAGCTGGCTATACCAATCTGCAGTTCTTTGCTAATGGTCGTGAAGCACAAGAACATATTTTCAAATTACTCAAAGAACAAAAAGAGCAAACGTTTGAAAATGTTAACTTATTAATTACAGACATCGAAATGCCACAAATGGACGGACACCATTTAACAAAAGTAATTAAAGAAGATGAAATTGGTCGTGAATTGCCAGTTGTTATTTTCTCTTCCCTAATTACAGAAGACCTGGAACATAAAGGTGCTGGGGTAGGTGCGGACGCGCAAGTAAGTAAACCAAATATTCATCAACTGATTAATATTTTGGATGAGCTCGTTTTATAA
- a CDS encoding response regulator, which produces MLKLLIVDDAMFMRTMIKNIVKDSDFEVVAEAENGLEAVKKYDEVKPDIVTLDITMPEMDGLEALAQIMAKDPSAKVIMCSAMGQQGMVVDAIKKGAKDFIVKPFQADRVLEALEKAAK; this is translated from the coding sequence ATGTTGAAGTTGTTGATTGTCGACGATGCAATGTTCATGCGTACGATGATTAAGAATATCGTGAAAGATAGCGATTTTGAAGTAGTTGCAGAAGCGGAAAATGGACTGGAAGCAGTGAAAAAGTACGATGAAGTAAAACCGGATATTGTAACACTTGATATTACAATGCCAGAAATGGACGGCTTAGAAGCACTTGCACAAATTATGGCAAAAGATCCATCAGCAAAAGTTATTATGTGCTCAGCGATGGGCCAACAAGGCATGGTTGTTGATGCCATTAAAAAAGGTGCCAAAGACTTTATCGTAAAACCTTTCCAAGCGGACCGGGTTTTAGAGGCGTTAGAAAAAGCAGCTAAGTAG
- a CDS encoding flagellar motor switch protein FliN — protein MEQVFQVELPEWEPKEPSQEGREKGSIRQVDNIGVNLIVRLGKKEMPVGDIAELSIGDVLEVEKKPGHKVEIFLDEKKVGIGEAILMDENFGIVISEID, from the coding sequence ATGGAACAAGTATTTCAAGTAGAACTTCCTGAATGGGAACCGAAAGAACCGAGCCAAGAAGGACGCGAAAAAGGCTCAATCCGCCAAGTAGACAATATTGGCGTTAACTTAATCGTCCGCCTTGGAAAAAAAGAAATGCCAGTAGGGGACATTGCCGAGTTAAGTATTGGCGATGTCCTCGAAGTGGAAAAGAAACCTGGCCACAAAGTCGAAATTTTCCTCGATGAAAAGAAAGTCGGCATCGGTGAAGCTATTTTGATGGACGAGAACTTCGGAATCGTTATTTCAGAAATCGACTAA
- a CDS encoding glycosyltransferase family 2 protein gives MRPLISICMIVKNEAHILRQSLASFRKFTEEIIIVDTGSTDDTKEIAKEFTDFVYDFEWTGNFSDARNFAAKHATGKWILAIDADECLEEESYRKLEKQLKSPIEPIQMAQIISFTGEKGRVTTTNQMARVYKNDGTICFRGVIHEQLEAVDKHAIEAGLAEVKIYHYGYMSEIVEKQDKSDRNLRLLEKEVKNNKNSGFVHFNIGQEMNRLGNKKEALKEFSEAFRLRDNNHYIWAKLSAYHISELLEQEKRYDESLAIIEEAKVIWPNVPEFPLKKANILYVNHQLEDAKEIYKSLLENTAIDYQPIVLYEATNFMPHKMLGTIYLEEKDYTRAMTHFSKAYAENSSDYGVMFQMIMLLSKFHQPKEIFAFMERHNFISSTETGLRLLSMTTQQGYAELSELIVQSLTDVYPPVAEATEVKIATIRNVFPVISESAILFGIKEELIDAADLCLWHYENPQLPIERVMKNSDVGEIYDFIFENGPKISKKRYLFVLERAIALGKGEFADYLLALRNVYHDSINSHIADLFFQYDFADIALDFYNIVDADEVTKQGYINLINYLVDADVLDEALAIAERGIDNFSTDFRFYLWAIKIDTENRANRISEAMDEFPNNRYLAKLLDEVTMLQDTVTNNR, from the coding sequence ATGCGGCCGTTAATTTCGATTTGTATGATAGTCAAAAATGAAGCACATATTTTAAGACAAAGTTTAGCGTCTTTTAGAAAATTTACAGAAGAAATCATTATTGTAGATACAGGTTCCACTGACGACACCAAGGAAATCGCAAAAGAATTCACTGATTTTGTCTATGACTTTGAATGGACAGGCAACTTTTCTGATGCAAGAAACTTTGCAGCTAAACATGCAACGGGAAAATGGATTTTAGCCATTGATGCAGACGAATGTTTAGAAGAAGAAAGTTATCGCAAATTAGAAAAACAATTAAAATCACCAATCGAACCAATTCAAATGGCACAAATTATTAGTTTTACAGGGGAAAAAGGGCGAGTAACAACAACGAACCAAATGGCGCGGGTTTATAAAAATGATGGGACGATTTGTTTCCGCGGCGTCATTCACGAACAACTAGAGGCAGTCGATAAACATGCGATTGAAGCAGGTCTTGCCGAAGTAAAAATTTATCATTATGGTTATATGTCTGAAATTGTTGAAAAACAAGACAAATCAGACCGTAATTTGCGCTTATTAGAAAAAGAAGTTAAAAATAATAAAAACAGCGGCTTTGTTCACTTTAATATTGGGCAGGAAATGAATCGGCTTGGAAATAAAAAAGAAGCTTTGAAAGAATTTTCGGAGGCCTTCCGTTTACGTGATAATAACCATTATATTTGGGCAAAACTAAGCGCCTATCACATTTCCGAACTACTTGAACAAGAAAAACGCTACGATGAAAGTTTGGCAATTATTGAAGAAGCGAAAGTCATTTGGCCGAACGTACCAGAATTTCCACTGAAAAAAGCAAATATCTTATACGTTAATCACCAACTCGAGGATGCGAAAGAAATTTATAAAAGTTTGCTAGAAAATACTGCGATCGACTATCAACCAATTGTTTTATACGAAGCAACGAACTTTATGCCGCACAAAATGCTTGGAACGATTTACTTAGAAGAAAAAGATTACACACGAGCAATGACTCATTTTTCCAAAGCATATGCAGAAAATAGTTCTGATTACGGCGTGATGTTCCAAATGATCATGTTACTTAGCAAATTCCATCAACCAAAAGAAATTTTCGCATTTATGGAACGTCATAACTTTATTTCTAGTACGGAAACAGGATTGCGGTTACTTTCGATGACAACACAACAAGGATACGCAGAGTTATCTGAACTCATCGTTCAGTCGCTAACGGATGTTTACCCGCCAGTCGCAGAAGCTACCGAAGTGAAAATCGCGACCATTCGTAACGTCTTCCCAGTAATTAGCGAATCGGCCATTTTATTCGGGATTAAAGAAGAATTAATTGACGCGGCTGACTTATGCTTGTGGCACTATGAAAATCCGCAATTACCAATCGAACGCGTCATGAAAAATAGTGATGTTGGAGAAATTTATGATTTTATCTTTGAAAACGGTCCGAAAATCAGCAAAAAACGTTATTTATTTGTATTAGAACGAGCGATTGCGCTTGGAAAAGGCGAGTTTGCTGATTACTTGCTTGCACTTCGAAATGTCTACCATGATAGCATTAATAGCCACATTGCTGACTTGTTCTTCCAATATGATTTTGCCGATATTGCGCTTGATTTTTACAATATCGTCGACGCAGATGAAGTGACTAAACAAGGCTATATTAACCTAATCAATTATTTAGTAGATGCCGATGTACTGGATGAGGCGCTTGCGATTGCAGAACGAGGTATCGATAATTTTAGTACCGATTTCCGTTTCTACCTTTGGGCAATCAAAATTGATACCGAAAACCGCGCGAATCGTATTAGCGAAGCAATGGACGAATTCCCAAATAACCGCTATTTAGCAAAATTGTTAGATGAAGTTACGATGCTACAAGATACAGTTACAAACAATCGATAG
- a CDS encoding chemotaxis protein CheA, which translates to MTTNMLDLFIEEASEHLQALNDNLLQLEKDPTNGQLVSEIFRSAHTFKGMSATMGFQQVADLTHAMENVLDEVRNNRLAVTEHLVDIIFTCTSHLETMVSDIQHGGQGAADISKTVADLEALLHPEQETDTAVEKTYRIAIQIEEAAILKAVRAVMCLERLAEMGIISETTPDREAIELEEFEHSFEVVLESAQTKEEIEAVILDISEIEKVTVTEEVEEVQIIEPIKKAAKQTTKRLENKTIRVQLEKIEKLMNVFEESVIERARIDEIAEKTNNKELMEHLGRFSSISKEIQNGLLNMRMVPVDSVFNRFPKMVRTLAKELGKKIDLVIEGADTEVDKIVIDEIGDPLVHLIRNSVDHGAETVEVRRKNGKNETATINLKAFHSGNNVVIEIADDGAGINKRKVLEKAIAKNVVTRAESTKMTDSEIFDLLFDSGFSTADQVSDLSGRGVGLDVVRNTILKIGGKISVESSENAGSTFRIEIPLTLSIIQSMLVATSERRYAVPLANVAEAITINPADIQHVHGKDLINYRETIIEVLDLGECFHETPLTDTDELLLLVVKNAKRTFGLIIKDIIGQREIVLKTLGGFFSESQIAFSGATILGDGRVVLILNLETF; encoded by the coding sequence ATGACTACAAATATGTTAGACCTGTTTATAGAAGAAGCTTCAGAACATTTACAGGCGCTAAATGATAATCTGTTACAGCTTGAGAAAGACCCGACGAACGGTCAGTTAGTAAGTGAAATTTTCCGTTCAGCACATACATTTAAAGGGATGTCCGCAACGATGGGCTTCCAACAGGTAGCTGATTTAACGCATGCAATGGAAAATGTACTAGATGAGGTACGCAATAATCGATTGGCTGTAACAGAACATTTGGTAGACATTATTTTTACATGTACATCTCATTTGGAAACAATGGTTTCAGATATTCAGCACGGCGGGCAAGGTGCCGCGGATATTTCGAAAACCGTGGCTGACTTAGAGGCGCTTTTACATCCTGAACAAGAAACAGATACAGCAGTTGAGAAAACGTACCGTATTGCCATTCAAATTGAAGAAGCAGCTATTTTGAAAGCAGTGCGGGCGGTAATGTGTTTAGAGCGACTTGCAGAAATGGGGATTATTTCAGAAACAACGCCAGATAGAGAAGCGATTGAGCTAGAAGAATTTGAGCATTCGTTTGAAGTAGTCCTAGAGTCGGCGCAAACAAAAGAAGAAATCGAAGCGGTTATTCTAGATATATCTGAAATCGAAAAAGTGACAGTAACAGAAGAAGTGGAAGAAGTTCAGATTATTGAACCAATCAAAAAAGCCGCAAAACAAACAACCAAACGATTAGAAAATAAAACCATTCGTGTACAACTTGAAAAAATCGAAAAGCTAATGAACGTTTTTGAAGAAAGCGTCATTGAACGGGCGAGAATTGATGAAATCGCAGAAAAAACGAATAACAAAGAATTGATGGAACACTTAGGACGATTCAGTTCCATCTCCAAAGAAATTCAAAACGGCTTACTAAATATGCGTATGGTGCCAGTGGACAGTGTGTTCAATCGCTTTCCAAAAATGGTGCGCACACTAGCCAAAGAATTAGGTAAGAAAATCGACTTAGTGATTGAAGGCGCGGATACAGAAGTCGACAAAATCGTCATTGATGAAATTGGCGACCCACTTGTTCACTTAATTCGTAATTCAGTAGACCACGGAGCTGAAACAGTCGAAGTAAGACGTAAAAATGGAAAAAATGAAACCGCCACAATTAATCTAAAAGCTTTCCATAGTGGGAACAATGTCGTTATTGAGATTGCTGATGACGGTGCGGGAATCAATAAACGCAAAGTGTTAGAAAAAGCAATTGCGAAAAATGTCGTTACAAGAGCAGAATCAACGAAAATGACGGACTCGGAAATTTTTGATTTATTATTTGATTCCGGTTTCAGTACCGCGGATCAAGTATCCGATCTTTCTGGCCGAGGCGTGGGACTAGATGTTGTCCGTAATACGATTCTCAAAATCGGCGGAAAAATCAGCGTAGAATCAAGTGAAAATGCTGGTTCGACGTTCCGAATTGAGATTCCGCTGACATTATCAATCATCCAATCGATGCTCGTTGCAACCTCCGAACGTCGCTATGCTGTACCACTGGCAAATGTGGCAGAAGCTATCACGATTAATCCCGCGGACATTCAACACGTTCACGGCAAAGACTTAATCAACTACCGCGAAACAATTATTGAAGTACTCGATTTAGGCGAATGCTTCCATGAAACACCTTTAACAGATACGGATGAATTACTATTACTCGTCGTGAAAAATGCCAAGCGAACTTTTGGACTTATTATTAAAGATATTATCGGTCAACGGGAAATCGTTTTAAAAACACTTGGCGGCTTTTTCAGCGAAAGTCAAATTGCCTTTTCTGGGGCAACGATTTTAGGTGATGGCCGTGTCGTATTAATTTTAAATTTAGAAACATTTTAA
- a CDS encoding flagellar motor switch protein FliN, with amino-acid sequence MKINHTIPLRIDFELGRTKQPVGSLLDVKKGTVFRLEDSTANVVKITISGKCIGYGEILTKDGKMFVKITKLGEGSSS; translated from the coding sequence ATGAAAATTAATCATACTATTCCACTCAGAATCGACTTCGAGTTAGGACGCACGAAACAGCCAGTCGGTAGTTTGTTAGATGTAAAAAAAGGGACCGTTTTTCGGTTAGAAGATTCAACAGCCAATGTGGTTAAAATTACAATTTCAGGCAAATGTATCGGTTACGGCGAGATTTTGACAAAAGATGGCAAGATGTTTGTCAAAATAACGAAATTAGGAGAGGGAAGTTCTTCATGA
- a CDS encoding flagellar hook-length control protein FliK, producing MLIPDNLLQPLVGKKEIEPKEMLAEELVELPFISLLMENSPAPLLKGEAGNEELATIPLKEIAPPLVSAKLLEGEPETKLPDAPLELKEVKDTLAAIAKQAIEQPKIENAPQAVQTPVTNTPNEPTKNATREQQPPPELIMPTKESPKLAENVAKNQPVLAKLPQEKEVVQLFKASIKEPVTAKEEVAVKKPAESSNIWHDTAKQLTPAAKVEVPVTLKQLDKTITDQIEQLQKFQVKQNKAFFAIQPESLGKVEVLLKKMPDKIFVHIEYQEQTAKQKLEQMAQDLHNRFRDRGVEVAVTMTEKQAPKENGQGSDGRHQGESKKEKERENPHQERAKQEAFDLEEET from the coding sequence ATGCTAATCCCAGATAATTTGCTACAACCACTTGTCGGAAAAAAAGAAATCGAACCAAAAGAAATGTTAGCAGAAGAATTAGTAGAATTACCTTTTATTTCACTTTTAATGGAAAATAGCCCTGCGCCGCTCTTAAAGGGAGAAGCGGGAAATGAAGAGCTAGCCACCATTCCATTAAAGGAAATCGCACCACCACTCGTTTCAGCAAAATTACTTGAAGGTGAGCCGGAGACCAAACTACCGGATGCGCCACTTGAGCTGAAAGAAGTTAAAGACACACTTGCGGCAATCGCCAAACAAGCAATTGAACAACCAAAAATAGAAAACGCCCCGCAAGCCGTGCAAACTCCAGTAACAAATACACCGAATGAACCCACAAAAAATGCTACCAGAGAACAACAACCGCCACCAGAACTTATCATGCCCACAAAAGAATCACCTAAACTAGCAGAAAACGTGGCCAAAAACCAACCAGTCCTAGCCAAATTACCTCAAGAAAAAGAAGTCGTGCAACTTTTTAAAGCGAGCATTAAAGAACCGGTAACAGCAAAAGAAGAAGTCGCTGTCAAAAAGCCAGCTGAATCAAGTAATATTTGGCACGATACGGCAAAACAACTCACACCAGCTGCAAAAGTCGAAGTACCAGTAACGCTGAAACAACTCGATAAAACCATCACCGACCAAATCGAACAGTTGCAAAAATTTCAAGTAAAGCAAAATAAAGCCTTTTTCGCGATTCAACCAGAGTCACTCGGAAAAGTCGAAGTTTTACTTAAAAAAATGCCCGATAAAATATTTGTACATATCGAATATCAGGAGCAAACAGCGAAACAAAAACTCGAACAGATGGCGCAAGATTTGCATAATCGCTTCCGAGATCGCGGTGTAGAAGTTGCCGTAACAATGACCGAAAAACAAGCGCCAAAAGAAAATGGTCAAGGGTCAGATGGACGACACCAAGGCGAATCTAAAAAAGAGAAAGAACGCGAAAATCCACATCAGGAAAGAGCTAAACAAGAAGCATTTGATTTAGAGGAGGAGACGTAA
- a CDS encoding flagellar motor protein MotB: MAKRRKKPQEEHVDETWLIPYSDLLTLLLALFIVLFASSSVDAKKFEQMGNAFKKIVEEGAAGNQAYVSKEKGPDDPNVNAVLKAMEEQDKKKEANEQEKAKKAAAALLKKQNEEKIEAFKKQIDSYIAAEHLGAKITTKYSDEGLLITIRDDILFQSGSAELSADKREIAKEIGELFAQGKGTMEGIVSGHTDNVPISTSIYSSNWELSVARAVNFMEAIIQENSEVNPGEFSARGYGEFRPVAKNDIATNREKNRRVEIMVRPINRDTLDEDK, encoded by the coding sequence GTGGCCAAGCGTCGCAAGAAACCGCAGGAGGAACACGTTGATGAAACGTGGTTAATTCCATATAGTGATTTGCTGACACTTTTACTTGCGCTATTCATCGTTCTGTTTGCCTCCAGTTCCGTTGATGCTAAGAAATTCGAACAAATGGGAAATGCATTTAAGAAAATTGTTGAGGAAGGCGCGGCAGGCAATCAAGCATATGTATCCAAAGAAAAAGGACCAGATGATCCAAATGTGAATGCAGTCTTGAAGGCGATGGAAGAGCAGGATAAAAAGAAAGAAGCAAACGAACAAGAGAAAGCCAAAAAAGCAGCAGCTGCCTTACTTAAAAAGCAAAACGAAGAAAAGATTGAAGCATTTAAAAAACAAATCGATAGCTATATAGCAGCAGAGCATTTGGGAGCAAAAATTACGACGAAATACTCAGACGAAGGGCTTTTAATCACCATTCGCGATGATATTTTATTCCAATCTGGTAGCGCAGAATTATCTGCAGACAAACGCGAGATAGCCAAAGAAATCGGCGAACTATTTGCGCAAGGTAAAGGAACGATGGAAGGTATTGTTTCCGGGCATACCGATAATGTGCCAATAAGTACATCGATTTATTCCTCCAACTGGGAACTAAGCGTCGCGCGTGCTGTTAATTTCATGGAAGCAATTATTCAAGAAAACAGCGAAGTCAACCCAGGTGAGTTTAGTGCTCGTGGTTACGGAGAATTCAGACCCGTCGCCAAAAATGACATTGCAACAAATCGCGAAAAAAATCGGCGTGTAGAAATCATGGTGCGCCCAATTAATCGCGATACACTTGATGAAGATAAGTAG